A single genomic interval of Shewanella psychropiezotolerans harbors:
- a CDS encoding hybrid-cluster NAD(P)-dependent oxidoreductase has translation MSIDTISRPSLHNHERQLASNDWQHGQVELQCVEKWQETHDVFSYRFQGIEPVKFQFKPGQFLTFNMDIDGKKTYRSYTISSSPSRPYSIVVTVKCIEGGRVSNYLAESLNVGDTINASGPDGVFNLVDIKADKYLFLSAGSGITPMFSMSRWLTDTQVGADIAFLNCAKSPEDMIFRTELDTIRFNNSAFNLSYILESGAERLPQGLSWGEGRIDAEQLNRLVEDYKQRTIFVCGPEPFMKGVESLLESLNFDMSRYHYESFGTELSRNDEMVITDVDNTATGFMLRIGDNSRAMGQGETLLEGIEAEGLPIIAACRAGVCGACKCKVIEGETESSSEMTLTQDEIAQGYVLACSTKLKSDVLLQL, from the coding sequence ATGAGTATTGACACTATTTCCCGGCCCTCGCTACACAATCATGAACGTCAACTGGCATCCAACGACTGGCAACATGGGCAAGTAGAGCTCCAGTGTGTCGAAAAGTGGCAAGAGACCCATGATGTGTTCAGTTATCGGTTTCAGGGGATTGAACCGGTAAAATTTCAGTTCAAGCCCGGGCAGTTCCTTACGTTTAATATGGACATCGACGGTAAGAAAACATATCGCAGTTATACTATCTCCTCCTCTCCTTCTCGTCCCTACTCGATTGTTGTGACGGTTAAATGCATCGAGGGAGGACGAGTATCGAATTACTTAGCCGAATCATTAAATGTCGGTGACACTATCAACGCCAGCGGACCCGATGGAGTATTTAATCTGGTCGATATCAAGGCCGATAAATACCTGTTTCTCAGTGCCGGTAGTGGCATAACGCCCATGTTTTCGATGTCACGTTGGTTAACCGATACTCAGGTCGGTGCCGATATCGCCTTTCTCAATTGCGCTAAGAGTCCGGAGGACATGATTTTTAGGACTGAGCTGGACACAATCAGGTTTAATAATTCGGCCTTTAATCTCAGTTATATTCTGGAGTCAGGTGCAGAGCGACTTCCCCAAGGGCTTAGCTGGGGAGAGGGACGCATCGATGCTGAACAGCTCAACAGACTCGTTGAAGATTATAAACAGAGAACCATTTTTGTCTGTGGTCCTGAGCCATTTATGAAGGGAGTCGAGTCTCTACTCGAATCATTGAATTTCGATATGAGCCGTTACCATTATGAGAGCTTCGGCACAGAGCTATCGCGGAACGATGAAATGGTTATCACTGACGTCGATAATACTGCAACTGGCTTTATGCTGCGTATCGGTGATAATTCACGTGCCATGGGTCAGGGTGAAACTCTGCTAGAGGGTATCGAAGCCGAAGGCTTGCCTATCATAGCTGCTTGCCGCGCGGGTGTTTGTGGTGCTTGTAAGTGCAAGGTTATCGAGGGTGAAACCGAGTCGAGCAGTGAGATGACATTGACCCAGGACGAGATAGCACAAGGTTATGTACTGGCTTGCTCTACTAAGTTAAAGAGTGATGTTTTACTGCAGTTATAG
- the rplS gene encoding 50S ribosomal protein L19 has product MNNIIKMLNEEQMKQDVPEFGAGDTVVVKVRVVEGGKERLQAFEGVVIAKRNRGVHSAFTVRKISNGEGVERAFQIHSPIISSIEVKRRGRVRRAKLYYLRERSGKSARIREKLTTK; this is encoded by the coding sequence ATGAATAACATCATTAAAATGCTCAACGAAGAGCAAATGAAGCAAGATGTACCAGAGTTTGGTGCAGGTGACACAGTAGTTGTTAAAGTACGTGTTGTAGAAGGCGGTAAAGAGCGTCTACAGGCGTTCGAAGGCGTTGTAATCGCTAAGCGTAACCGTGGCGTTCACTCTGCATTCACAGTACGTAAGATCTCTAATGGTGAAGGTGTTGAGCGTGCGTTCCAGATTCACAGCCCAATCATCTCTAGCATCGAAGTTAAGCGTCGCGGCCGTGTTCGTCGTGCTAAGCTTTACTACTTACGTGAGCGTTCAGGTAAGTCTGCACGTATCCGTGAGAAGCTAACTACTAAGTAA
- the trmD gene encoding tRNA (guanosine(37)-N1)-methyltransferase TrmD, whose protein sequence is MRLGVVTLFPEMFRAVTDFGVTGRAVKNGLLELQTWNPRDFTHDRHNTVDDRPYGGGPGMLMMVQPLRDAIHAAKAAIADSAKVIYLSPQGRKLTQQGVEELAKSDSLVLVCGRYEGIDERIIQTEVDEEWSIGDYVLSGGELPAMALIDSVSRLVPGVLGKKASAEQDSFSDGLLDCPHYTRPESLDGLDVPAVLLSGNHEHIRRWRLQQSLGRTLLRRPDLLENLALTDEQTKLLNEFVE, encoded by the coding sequence ATGCGGTTAGGGGTAGTAACCCTGTTTCCTGAGATGTTTCGCGCCGTAACAGACTTTGGAGTAACGGGTCGGGCCGTTAAGAATGGCCTGCTGGAGTTGCAAACGTGGAATCCTCGTGATTTCACCCATGATAGACATAATACAGTGGATGATCGCCCTTACGGTGGTGGCCCTGGTATGTTGATGATGGTGCAACCATTGCGCGACGCTATCCATGCAGCGAAAGCTGCTATTGCTGACAGTGCGAAGGTGATTTATCTCTCTCCTCAGGGACGCAAGCTGACACAGCAAGGCGTCGAAGAGTTAGCTAAATCGGACAGTTTGGTTTTAGTGTGTGGTCGATACGAAGGTATTGATGAACGCATTATTCAGACTGAAGTGGATGAAGAGTGGTCAATCGGAGATTACGTGCTTTCGGGCGGTGAACTTCCTGCGATGGCTTTGATTGATTCAGTATCACGGCTGGTTCCCGGTGTTCTGGGAAAAAAGGCCTCGGCGGAGCAGGATTCCTTCTCTGACGGATTATTGGATTGTCCCCACTATACTCGCCCTGAAAGCTTGGATGGTTTAGATGTACCGGCAGTCTTGTTAAGTGGCAACCACGAACATATTAGACGCTGGCGTCTGCAACAAAGTCTCGGTAGAACTTTGTTACGACGACCAGATTTATTAGAAAATCTAGCTCTGACTGACGAACAAACGAAGCTACTAAATGAGTTTGTTGAATAA
- the hcp gene encoding hydroxylamine reductase, which yields MFCIQCEQTMRTPVGNGCSYAQGMCGKLAETSDLQDLLIYLLQGVSAYAVKAREFDIIDSEVDTFVPKAFFATLTNVNFDDDRIVGYVEHANGLRTRLKTAYEAACSASGQTPVELSAPAQLVLGASKPEMLAQAVVALPNRGDVHEDILGLRLLCLYGLKGAAAYMEHARVLSQTNDEVAGEFHEIMAFLGEDSVDGDKLFGTAMEIGQLNYRIMEMLDKGETMAFGHPEPTLVNTVAVKGKAILVSGHDMVDLELILQQTEGKGINVFTHGEMLPALAYPEFKKYPHLVGNYGSAWQNQQKEFANFPGAVVMTSNCIIDPNVGDYSDRIFTRSIVGWPGVTHLTGEDFSLVIDKALELEGFAYDEIPHMITIGFARNALMAAAPAVVENVKNGSIKHFFLIGGCDGDKNERSYFTDLATQAPDDSIIMTLGCGKYKFNKLEFGEINGIPRLLDIGQCNDAYSAIQLALALSEAFECELNELPLSIVLSWFEQKAIVVLLTLLSLGVKNIRTGPTPPAFLSDNLVKILEDKFGLRTTTTAEEDLKTILNAA from the coding sequence ATGTTTTGTATTCAGTGTGAACAAACAATGAGAACGCCGGTCGGAAATGGCTGTAGTTATGCCCAGGGCATGTGTGGCAAGCTTGCCGAGACTTCGGATTTGCAAGATCTACTTATTTATCTACTTCAGGGTGTCTCGGCCTATGCGGTTAAAGCTCGCGAATTCGATATCATAGACAGCGAAGTCGATACGTTCGTGCCTAAAGCCTTCTTCGCCACCCTGACCAATGTCAACTTCGATGATGATCGGATTGTGGGCTATGTAGAGCATGCGAATGGATTACGTACACGTTTAAAAACTGCCTATGAAGCGGCATGTTCGGCGTCTGGTCAGACTCCTGTCGAGTTGAGTGCGCCAGCGCAGCTGGTCCTAGGTGCATCTAAGCCAGAAATGTTGGCTCAGGCCGTGGTTGCACTGCCAAACCGTGGTGATGTTCACGAAGATATTCTTGGCCTGCGCCTATTATGCTTATACGGGCTCAAAGGTGCGGCGGCTTATATGGAGCATGCACGCGTGCTTAGCCAGACCAATGATGAAGTCGCCGGTGAGTTTCATGAGATCATGGCTTTCTTGGGTGAAGATTCGGTTGATGGCGATAAGCTATTCGGCACTGCGATGGAGATAGGTCAGTTAAACTATCGCATCATGGAGATGTTGGATAAAGGCGAAACAATGGCTTTCGGTCATCCAGAGCCGACTCTAGTCAATACGGTTGCAGTGAAAGGTAAGGCGATCTTAGTCTCGGGCCATGACATGGTCGATCTTGAACTTATTCTGCAGCAGACAGAAGGCAAGGGCATCAATGTCTTTACCCATGGTGAGATGCTACCGGCACTGGCTTACCCGGAATTTAAGAAATACCCACATTTGGTGGGGAACTACGGCAGCGCTTGGCAGAATCAACAGAAAGAATTCGCTAACTTCCCCGGCGCCGTGGTGATGACTTCTAACTGTATTATCGATCCTAATGTTGGTGACTATTCCGATCGTATCTTCACCCGCAGTATCGTGGGTTGGCCAGGTGTTACCCATCTGACCGGTGAAGACTTTAGTCTAGTTATAGACAAAGCGTTGGAGCTGGAAGGATTCGCCTATGATGAAATTCCTCATATGATCACCATAGGTTTTGCGCGTAATGCATTGATGGCGGCGGCTCCTGCGGTAGTCGAGAATGTGAAGAATGGCTCGATTAAGCATTTCTTCCTTATCGGTGGCTGTGACGGCGATAAGAATGAGCGTAGTTATTTCACCGATTTAGCGACTCAGGCTCCCGACGATTCGATCATCATGACCTTAGGTTGTGGTAAGTATAAGTTCAACAAACTCGAGTTCGGTGAAATCAATGGCATACCGCGTCTGCTCGATATTGGTCAGTGTAACGATGCTTACTCTGCGATCCAACTGGCGCTAGCGCTATCTGAGGCATTCGAGTGCGAACTCAATGAGCTGCCTTTGAGCATAGTGCTTTCATGGTTTGAGCAAAAAGCGATTGTCGTCTTGCTGACCTTGTTGTCATTAGGCGTTAAGAATATCCGTACCGGTCCGACTCCACCTGCTTTCTTGAGTGATAATCTGGTCAAGATTCTAGAGGATAAATTTGGTCTGCGTACCACTACAACTGCCGAAGAAGATCTTAAAACTATCTTAAACGCCGCTTAA
- the tyrA gene encoding bifunctional chorismate mutase/prephenate dehydrogenase, translating to MNEKTTSDLENLRGLIDGVDQQLIHLLRKRLDLVAQVGAVKHGAGLPIYAPQREAAMLAKRRDEAQKMNVSPQLIEDILRRLMRESYLNEKDVGFKQINEDLGDVVIVGGEGKLGGLFSQMLTLSGYQVKVLDKDDWASAAQTFEGAGLVIVTVPISITCELIRDKLSSLPSDCILADLTSVKTEPVKAMLAAHSGPVVGLHPMFGPDVGSLAKQVVVVCHGRDSDKYQWLLEQIKIWGARLVEAEPEKHDKAMQLVQAMRHFSSFVYGLNLYKEEADIGSLLQFSSPIYRLELAMVGRLFAQSPELYADIIFAQKESMHAIGDYLDNYSQALSLLQAGDRDAFVAQFKEVAQWFGDFAPQFQRESRAMLQSVNDMKTD from the coding sequence ATGAATGAAAAAACAACATCGGATCTTGAGAACCTCAGAGGTCTGATCGATGGTGTGGATCAGCAATTGATCCACCTTTTAAGAAAGCGTCTCGACCTTGTAGCTCAGGTCGGAGCGGTTAAACATGGCGCAGGACTTCCTATCTATGCTCCTCAGCGAGAGGCTGCTATGTTGGCCAAGCGAAGAGATGAAGCCCAGAAGATGAACGTCTCTCCCCAGCTGATTGAAGATATTTTACGTCGCCTGATGCGTGAATCTTATCTCAATGAGAAAGATGTCGGCTTTAAGCAAATAAATGAAGATCTCGGTGATGTTGTGATCGTGGGTGGTGAGGGGAAGCTAGGTGGCTTGTTCTCCCAGATGCTCACTTTGTCAGGTTATCAGGTTAAAGTATTGGATAAAGATGATTGGGCCAGCGCAGCGCAGACATTCGAAGGCGCAGGTCTGGTCATCGTCACTGTGCCTATCTCTATTACCTGCGAACTAATTAGAGATAAGCTATCATCCTTGCCAAGCGATTGTATCTTAGCCGATTTGACCTCAGTTAAAACTGAACCCGTTAAGGCGATGCTTGCGGCTCATAGCGGTCCCGTCGTGGGACTCCATCCCATGTTTGGCCCAGATGTTGGCAGTTTAGCTAAACAGGTGGTTGTAGTCTGTCATGGGCGTGATAGTGATAAATATCAATGGCTACTGGAACAGATCAAGATCTGGGGTGCTCGCCTCGTCGAAGCCGAGCCTGAAAAGCATGATAAAGCCATGCAGCTGGTTCAGGCCATGCGCCATTTTTCATCCTTCGTGTATGGATTAAACCTATACAAGGAAGAAGCCGACATTGGCTCCTTATTACAGTTTAGCTCGCCAATTTACCGATTGGAGCTGGCCATGGTGGGGCGTTTATTTGCTCAGAGTCCTGAACTGTACGCCGATATTATCTTCGCTCAGAAAGAGAGCATGCATGCGATAGGGGATTACCTGGATAACTATTCTCAAGCCTTGTCTCTTCTACAGGCTGGCGATAGGGATGCGTTTGTTGCTCAGTTTAAGGAAGTTGCGCAGTGGTTTGGTGATTTCGCGCCTCAGTTCCAACGCGAGAGTCGCGCCATGCTACAGAGCGTTAATGATATGAAGACTGATTAA
- a CDS encoding 3-deoxy-7-phosphoheptulonate synthase: MQQDTINNVHISSEKVLVTPEELKLEIPLSQAAYHYVLNARKTVADIVHKRDNRVLIVTGPCSIHDIESAKEYALRLKKLHDELSDEFYILMRVYFEKPRTTVGWKGMINDPDMDESFDVEKGLRQARELMIWLAELGLPVATEALDPISPQYMSELVTWSAIGARTTESQTHREMASGLSMPVGFKNGTDGKLGVAINALESAASGHRFMGINQKGQVALLQTAGNPDGHVILRGGKTPNYDAQSVAECERQLHAAKLNARLIVDCSHGNSLKDHRKQQGVCEDVFAQILQGNQSIIGVMLESHLNEGRQNSDKPMSELAYGVSVTDACMDWATTEQILREGSALLTHVLPSRFDMLKVVNA; encoded by the coding sequence ATGCAGCAAGATACGATTAACAACGTTCACATCAGCTCTGAGAAAGTATTAGTGACTCCTGAGGAGTTGAAGCTTGAAATTCCTCTGTCTCAGGCTGCATATCATTACGTGCTTAATGCCCGTAAGACCGTTGCCGATATCGTACATAAGCGTGATAACCGAGTCTTGATTGTGACCGGTCCTTGTTCTATCCATGATATCGAGTCAGCCAAAGAGTATGCCCTCAGGCTCAAGAAGCTACATGATGAATTAAGTGATGAGTTCTACATCCTGATGCGAGTCTATTTCGAGAAGCCCAGAACCACAGTGGGCTGGAAAGGCATGATCAACGATCCTGATATGGATGAGTCATTCGATGTGGAGAAAGGCCTTAGGCAGGCTCGAGAGTTGATGATCTGGCTTGCGGAACTAGGTCTTCCGGTTGCAACCGAGGCATTAGACCCTATCAGCCCACAATACATGTCTGAGTTAGTCACTTGGTCTGCCATCGGCGCACGTACGACCGAGTCCCAGACTCATAGAGAGATGGCTTCGGGTTTGTCTATGCCAGTGGGCTTTAAGAATGGCACCGATGGCAAGCTTGGTGTTGCTATCAATGCGCTTGAGTCTGCGGCGAGTGGGCATAGGTTTATGGGAATTAACCAAAAGGGGCAGGTGGCGTTACTGCAAACGGCGGGCAACCCGGATGGTCACGTGATCTTGCGTGGCGGTAAGACACCTAATTATGATGCCCAGAGCGTTGCCGAATGTGAGCGTCAGTTACATGCAGCTAAGCTTAATGCTCGTCTGATTGTCGATTGTAGCCACGGCAACTCCTTAAAAGATCATAGAAAACAGCAGGGGGTCTGTGAAGATGTATTTGCTCAGATCCTGCAGGGCAATCAATCTATCATAGGTGTTATGCTCGAGAGCCATCTCAATGAAGGTCGCCAAAACAGCGATAAGCCCATGAGTGAGCTGGCTTACGGGGTTTCTGTTACCGATGCCTGTATGGATTGGGCAACCACAGAGCAGATTTTACGTGAAGGTTCAGCATTATTAACTCACGTATTACCGTCTCGATTTGATATGCTAAAAGTCGTCAATGCCTGA